The segment CACGACTCAGCTCGTGCAAGAGGCGGTACGCGATGAGGGACACCCCGACGGTGTTTTCCAGAGCATCTCAGGACAGGCCGCAGGTGTTGAACTGCTCCAAGATCCGCGCATCCGTGCCGGGAGCTTCACCGGTTCTACACGAATCGGCACCTACCTCGCCCGCATCGCCGCCGAACGCCCGACCCCCATCCCGTTCTACGGAGAGCTCGGCAGCGTGAACCCGGTCTTCGTGTTCCCTGGCGCTCTCGGCGACGACGAGGCCCTCGCCCAAGGACTCGCGGCGAGCGTGTCGAGCTCGGCAGGCCAGCTGTGCACCAAACCCGGCTTCGTCTTCGTCCCCGCCGGCACCGGATGGGCGTCTACGGTGGCCGAGGCCTTGAGCCCTACCCCCGCGCACCGGTTGCTCACTCCGTCGATATCCACGTCCTTCGAAGAGTCGGTTGATTCTGCCTTGCGGGCGGGAGTCACCGGTGTGCTGCGCGGCTCCGTTCGCACCGAGGATGGATTGGCCTGGGTCACGCCGTCGTTGCTGCAAACCGACACGGCACATCTCCTCGCCCATCCGGATCTGGCAGACGAGCTCTTCGGACCCGCAACGATCCTCGTCGAGTACGAGCACATCGACCAGGCGCTCACCGCGGCGACGCAGCTCTTCCCCGGTAACCTCACCTGTACGATCCACGCCGCTGACAACGACGACCAAGTCGACGTGGAGCGGGTCCTCGCCTGGGGCATTGAACATGCTGGTCGCGTGTTGTACGGCGGTTGGCCGACGGGAGTGGGCGTGACCGGCGCGCAGCAACATGGCGGACCGTGGCCGGCGACGACTGACGCTCAGAGCACAGCCGTCGGCACCGCTTCGATTCAACGCTTCCTACGCCCTGTCGCCCTGCAGAACGTGCCTGAGCGTTTGCGTCCGACCGTCCTCGCCGACGCGAATCACTGGAAGGTGCCGCAGTCCCGCAATGCCGAAGGCCCTTCCCAAGCCTGGGGAGATAGCGTGCGAGCAGTCGAGCCCTGACCCGTGTGGATCGTCACTTCCGGTCGAAGTCGAACGCCTTCAGAAGCTCGTCGACGGCTTGCTCGCGCTCGTCGCCGCCCTGCTCGAACATGTGCGTGACGTGCGTGCGCATGTGGTTCTCGAGCAGCAGCCGGTTCAGTGATTCGAGGGACTTCTGGATCGCACGGGACTGCGTGATGATGTCCATGCAGTAGTCCTCGTTCTCGATCATCCGCGTCACGCCGCGCAGCTGCCCCTCGAGGATGCTGGCCCGGTGCAGCGCGCGCTTCTTGATGTCTTCGAGCATGATCCGAGGTTACCGCCCGGATCATTGTGCGCGGTTAGCCGGTCTGTTCTCTTACGGATCCTTCGCTACCGCTGTCTGCTCGGCCTCCGCAGCATCTCGTCGAGGGCGTTCGCGACGACCGTGGAGATGTTGTTGCGATAGCCGTTGTGCGACAGCGACCCGAGGAAACAGATCGAGCCCACGCTGAACACCGCGCCGCCGCCCGGCTTCTCGAGCCAGGTCATGTCGGAGCGCACCTCCGGGCTCTGGGTTCCGCCCAGCCCGGCCCGCGACGCCATCACGTCTTCGCCCGCGAGGAAGTAGAAATCGCTGTGCCCCGTCGACGACGCGAGCACGACGGTCTCGGCAGGGCTTCCTCGGTCGACGTCGAACCGGTCGATCTCGTCGCCGGATGAGCCGTCCATGATGAGACCGAACGTGCCGATGACCTCTTCGTCGACGCCGTCGAAGACGAAGGCGCACTCTTCCGGCAGATCGGGATTGCGTCGATACCCGGGGGCTCTCGAATCCCATCCTTGTGCGGTCATGCCGATGCCCGTGAGGTGGTTCGGCCACCGACCGCGTTGACGCCACATTCCCCCGGGCTCACCGGTCGTGCTGTGATGCCCCTCCCCCGGAGCGCCCTCGGAAGGTCGCGTGCCCACGGGGCCTCGACGCACCTCGATGATGTGAGGACGAGCAGAATCCTGACTGGTCACCCAGTAGAAGCCGTTGCCGCCCAGATACATCATCGATCCACCGCTGTGGACATGCGCATCCAGAGCGTCCAGCATCCGGGCGCTCACGTATTCGGGGTGGCTTCCCGTGAGGACCACGTCGTACTCGGCGAGCAGCGCCGCCCCGTCACGATGGAGGTCATGATCGGTGACGACATCGAAGGAGTAGCCCTTCTCCGTCAGCCAGTCGATGAGATAGAGGTCGGCGCTGAGGTGGCGCGGAGCGTTCTGCAGCCACGCCCGGTAATCCGGCCGGAGATTCGGGATGGGGCGCAGATGCGTCGCGTAGGCGCAGGTGCTGCCGTCGGAGTGCACGTCGTAGAGGCTGAGCCCCCATTCCGGATGCTCCGCGAGCTCCAGATCGCGATGCCCCGGACGAATAGCGTGATCGCTCATCTGGTCGCCCTCGAAGTCGAGTCTCGTCACCATCCGCTCGTTTCCGTACGCGAGGTAGGTGAACGTGGGCAGGAGCACGACGGTCCGTGCCCGGGCTTCCCCGTCGCGCGGGCGAACGACGAACGGCACGTGGTCGATGACATCGCCGGCGCGCAGCTCGACGGCGTACACGCCCGAGGTCAGATCCTCGGGAACCGTGAAGCGCAGGCTCGGCTCCCAGCCGGCATCGTCGAGGTCATCGTCATGGAAGTGGATCGCACCGTACTGCTCAGGCGCCTTCCTGAAGTCCACCTCTTCGTGTCGCCACGAATGTCCCGTCGAGGCGCGCGCCGGCGAGCCGACGACGATGCCGTGGCGCTCGTGTCCGCTGACGTCGACCGCTACCGCACTGCCGGGCTCCAGTTCGAATCGCCACTCGGCGACCGGGATCCGGCTCCCCTCTGCAGCGACGCGGTGGATCTCAGGCCTCTCGATCTTGCCGTTGAAGACGCGATCGGGCACCCACTGACGGCCGTCCAGACGGCAACTCGCGGCCGCGATGACCGCAGAGGACACGATCGATCCAGCCGGAAGCGGCTGCGCCTCGATCTCCAGCGCCACCTCCTCGCCGAGGCCCCTCGACTCCGCGCACCGGAGCACGAGCGGACCCCCCGCCGGCACCTCGAGCTGCACGCGGTACCAGCTCCCCCTCCGCCACGCGATGGTGAGATCGGCGAGACGGGCTTCGTCGGCGCCTCGGAGGCCCAGTCGACCCGCCGCGTCGACAACGATGCCAAGAACGGTCGCACCGTTCGCCGCGAGCAGGGTGAGGACACCCTGCTCGCGGCCAGACGAGGGCGTCGTGGGCTGCATGAGCACCGACAGGCTCAACCCTTCGACGGACTGCGTGCCGACGGAGGGAACGACAACGCACGACCCGAGGTGCACGTCACGCAGGCCACCACGCACGGTCTGCGCGATGAACTCCGGCACGGGAAGGATCTTCCGCCCTGGCCCCGCCGGATTATCGTCGCCGTGCTGTAGTCGCACCAGGTCGACCTCCACGAGGTCGGCGCTCGCGCTCATCATGAGGTCGACGGCTTCGCCGGGCTCAGCCGAGAGCGTGTTGAGGTATCCGGTCAGGGTCATCGTGGGTTCCTTCCGCGTCTGCGGGGTCAGCTGCACTCGGTCTTGTACCGGAGCGATTCGCCCTTCGGGGTGTCCACGTCTTCGCTCGTGAGGATCTCGACGGGTGCGTCCACAGTCTTAGATACTTCGTCGCCACGCAACTGGTTCGCGATCTGCTCGATCGCGAGCTCACCCATCGCGAACGGCTGCTGAGCGACCGTGGCCTGGAGGACGCCCTCTTCCAGGAGTTCGATGTTCGCCGCTCCCGCATCCCAGCTGACCATCTTCACGGCGCCGACGACGTTCGCATTGCGCAGGGCTACTGCCGCGCCCGTGGAGTTGAGGTAGTTCGTGGTGTAGATCGCCTTCAGGTCTGGATACTTGACCAGGGTCGAGGCGGCGTTGGCCTGGATGACGTCGGCCGAGATCTCCGGGTATGAGATCGACACGACCTCGATGTCGGGATATTCCTCGAGCGCGTCCTCGAAGCCCTTGATGCGAGCCTGGGTGATCGGGTTCGTGGCCAGGGAGCCGATCGCGGCGATCTGACCCTCTCCACCGATGAGCTCGGCGAGGTAAGCGGTGATCTCCTTCGCTCCCTCATAGTGATTGGATGCGATGAACGAGTCGTACAGCTCTTCGTCGTCGAGCTGCGCATCGACATCGATGACCGTGACCCCGTCGGCGCGGGCGGACTGCACGGGAATGCCGCCGGCGACGGGATCCGCAGGTGTGTAGATCAGCGCGTCGGGGGCGTTGGTGAGCATGTTCTGCACGATCGTGGTCAGTTGCGCCTGATTCTGGTTTTGTGGGGCCTGCAGTTCGCCGACGTCCATGCCGAGCTTGGCGCCGGCCGCTTGTGCGCCGCAGGCGACCTGCACGTAGTACGGATCGCCGGACTGCGGTCCCGCGATGGCGATCGTGGCGCCGGCGACAGGATCGTCGCCGGCGCCTCCGGACTCGGGAGCGGTGCTGGAGCATGCAGCGAGCGGGCCCAGCAAGAGCACGGTCGCCGCGGCCGCGGTGAGAGTGCGACGTGAGCGGGACGTGGTGGAGGCAGTGCTGTTCATTTCGGACTCCTATGTCGTGTGAATGTGAAGGGGAACTGCGGGTGTAGACGGAGAGGGTGGCACGGGTGCGTGGTTGTCAGCCGGGCTGTGCACTGGAACGCCTCAGGCTGCGGATGCGCCGCAGCCGATCGAGATAGAGCGCGCCGACAAGCACCGCGCCGGTGACAACCTGTTGCCAGAAGCTCTGCAACCCGGCGATCACGAGACCGCTGGCGAGGACGACGGGGATCGCGTTGCCGATCGCTGTGCCGGCGATCGTACCGACGCCGCCGAACAGGCTCGCACCGCCCAGGATCGCCGCGGTCGCTGCGGTGAGCGCATCGAGCGAGTGACCAGAGATGTTCGTCGTCCCGTAGATCGAGAGCGAGAGCCAGCCGGCCAACCCGGCCAGGAGCCCGGAGAGCCCATAGATGACGGCGAGGTGACGACGGACGGGGATGCCGGCCCTTACGGCCGCCTCCTTGTTCGAGCCGATCGCATAGGTGTGCCGGCCGAACACGGTGGAGTGCAGAGCGATCGCGGCGATGATGGCCACGGCGGCGGCGATCACGACCACCCACGGCACTCCGAGGACCCGCCCGACGCCGAACTGCGACATCGCCGCCGGCATCCCGCTGAGGTCCTGTCCTCCGGTCGCCACCTGGGCCAGGCCCAGAGCGGCACCGAACATGCCGAGCGTGACGATGATCGGATTGAGCTCGGCGTACGCCACGAGCAGTCCGTTCACCCAGCCGAGAACCAGGCCGCAGGCGACGGCGACGGCGAGCCCGATGAGGGCCGTCGTCCAGCCGTCTCCTCCCACCTGCCGCATCACGATCATGCTGACGACGCCCGAGAACACCAGCACGGAGCCGACCGAGAGGTCGAACCCGGCGGTGATGATGACGTAGGTGACGCCGACGGCGAGGATCAGCATGATCGATCCCGCCAGGAACATGTTGCGAACGTTCGCCGTCGAGAGGAAGGGCTGTCCGTTGATGATCGCGAACACGACGACCAGCAGGATCAGGGCGCATGTGACCACGAACAGAGGGTGCTGCCAGACGCGCTCCACACGCTGACGCCATGTGAGAGGTTGAGTTGGGAGGACGGGAGCGCCCAACGTGTCGAGAGGGGTCATCGTGTTCCTCCGGTGGTTTCGGTCGAGTCGGTATCCGGCTGCACGCTGCCGCCGGTCATGGTGGAGACGAGCAGCTCGAGCGAAGCCTCCGCCCGCGTGTAGCTCGCGACCCGCTGACCCAGTCGCAGCACTTCGATGCGGTCGGCCACCGCGAGCACATCGGACATGTTGTGGCTGATGAGGACGACGGCAAGGCCACGATCGGCGACCCGCTTGACCATGTCGAGCACACCCTTGGTCTGCACAACCCCCAGCGCCGCGGTCGGTTCGTCGAGCAGCACGACCGTGCGTGCCCAACTGACCGCGCGGGCGACGGCCACCCCCTGACGTTGACCGCCGGACATGTCGCTGACGGAGCCCCTGCGAGGATCGGCGGTCACACCGAGCTGTGCGAACTCGCGCTGAGCGACGGCCGTCATCGCCTTGTTGTCGAGGAAGCCGAACCAGCCCAGCGGTCCCTTGCGACGCGTCTCGCGCCCGAGGAACATGTTGGCTACCGGCCCCATATCGGGCGCCAGTGCGAGGTCCTGCCAGACAGTCTCGATGCCCGCATCCTGTGCGTCCGTCGGCTGGTGGGCACGGAACCGCTCGCCGCCGACGAAGACCTCGCCATCGTCGGGCGCAAGCGCGCCGGAAAGAACCTTGACGAGAGTGGACTTGCCGGCGCCGTTGTCGCCTATCAACGCCGTGACCTCGCCAGCTCGACAGTCGAAGTCGGCGCCGCGGAGCGCCTGGACATGACCGTAGGAGACGCGGATGCCGCGAGTGCTGAGCGCCGTGTCCGTCGGGCGCGGAGGGGTGGGTGCGCCGACGGGGCTGCGAGACATCTCAGAATCCATGAGGAAGCCTTTCGATAGTGATTGCGGGTTCGGGTCAGACGGCGGTGTATCCGCCGTCGATGGTGACCTGCTGCGCCGTCATGTAGCTCGACACGTCGGATGCGAGGAACACGACGAGGCCCGCGATGTCCTCGGGTGTTGCCATGCGTCCCTGCGGGATCAAAGACACCCACTCGGCTTCGAGCTCGGGCTCTCGCTCGATGATCTGCCTTGTCAGGTCGGTGAGCACATATCCCGGTGCGATCGAGTTCACGCGGATGCCCGATGGGGCCCATTCGACGGCCAGCGACTTCGCGAGATGCGCGACTGCGGCCTTGGACGAGTTGTAGGACGCCGCCCACTGCGGCACGTTGACTATCGAGCCCGACATCGAGGAGATGAGCACCGCGCTTCCAGTCTGCCCCGCCTCGAGGAGGGTGCGCCCGAACGCCTGGGCGGAGAAGAACGTCCCGGTGAGGTTGACGTCGATCACCTTGCGCCAGTTGCTCGCCGTGACGTCGATGGAGTCCTCGTTGATCTCGATGCCTGCGGCGGTCAGGAGCACGCGCGGAACGCCGAGACGCTCGGTGATCAGCGTGAAGGCCTCACCGGTGGCACCCTGATCTGTGACGTCGAGACGGACGCCCAGAGCACGCACGCCGAACTCCTGGGCGATGGAGGCCGCGGTCTCCTCGACTGTGTCCAGGAGGTCGAGGAGCGCGACATCCGCACCCTCCTCGGCGAGCGCGCGAGCGACGGCAAGGCCGATGCCTCGTCCGCCTCCGGTCACGACGGCGATGCGTCCTGCGAGATCGGTCTTCATGAGCTTTCTCCTTGTGTCTTCGGGTCTTCCGATCGCCGACGGGATGTCGAGTGGAATCGTGGGTGGTCAGGCGTCGATGAGCTCGCGCAGGCGCGCTGCCGTCTGGGGCAAGGTGGTGGCAGGGTCGCCGCTGGTCGAGCATTCGAGGTTGATCGCGCCGCGGTAGTCGATGTCGCGGAGCGCCTGGAAGATGCCGTCCCAGTCGAGCGCACCGTATCCCGGGAGCAGACGGTTGCTGTCGCCCAGGTGCACGTGACGCACGTGGGCGGATGCGAGGCGGAGGGCATCGGGAATGCTCGACTCCTCGATCGACATGTGGAAGGTGTCGGGGAGCAGTCCAGCATTCGGATGCGCCACCCGCGTCACGACATCGAGGTTGTCGGCGACCGAGTTCAGATACCGGCTCTCGTAGCGGTTGAGCGGTTCGAGCAGCACCGCGCCCTCGGAGCCCGCGACCCGATCGAGCAGCTCGGCGTAGAACGCCGTGAACTCCTGGTCCTGTGCGGAGGTGAGCTGCTGGTACGGGTCGAACAGGGGCATCGGGTCCTGTGGTCCGTACTCGAACTCGATCTCGGTCACGAGTCCGAGCTCGGCGCACACATCGGCAGCTTGACGATACATGTCACGGCAGCGCGCACGCAGCTCGCTGTCCTCGGACATGGCGTTGCCGTAGATGTCGCCGGTGAGGACGAACTCGACGGGCCGCACGCCGGTGCGGGATTCGAGGGCGACGAGCTCGGCGTGCACGTCGCGATTCCACGCGTCGACCGGCTGGAACACGGCAATGGCCTCGTACCCCCAGTCGCGCAGCAGCTCCGCCTGCGCGGTGAGCGAGTCCGCGGGGATCATCGGGGTCGAACAGCAGAGGATCATCTTCCTCCTCCTTCGGGTTGGGCCTGTGGATGCTGCGCACCGTACAGGCGCGTGAGAACGTCGTCGAAGCGGTCGTAACGCGCACGGCTCGTCGGCGACGTGCGGGGACGGTATACCTGGACGTCCGGCATGTGCAGCCGTGCGGTGTCGTCGATCGACGACAGCTCGCCAGCGGCCACCAGCGCGAGGATCGCCGCCCCACGGCACGCAGCTTCCTTCTCGTCAGGGACACACAGGTCGACACCGCAGACATCGGCCTTCAGCTGATTCCAGAACCGGGACGCCGTGCCGCCTCCCGTGCTGACGATCTGGTGCACCTGCTCCCCGGTTGCCCGGATCGCGTCGATGTTGCGACGCAGCAGATGCGCGAGACCCTCCATGACCGCATAGGCCATGTCGACGCCGTCGTGGCGCAGTTGCAGGTCGACGAATGCTCCACGCGCCCGGGGGTTGAAGTCGGGCGGGTTGAGGCCGGTCAGATACGGCAGGAACAGCGGAGCCCGCCCATGATCCCGTTCGTTCAGCTCGCGCTCCAGCCGGTCGTATGGCAGGCCGCCGGCGACGGCGTCGCGGAACCAGTCGAGGGCGACGCCGCCGCTGTCGGCACAGCTGAAGAGCACGGTCTCTCCCGGCCGCAGACCGGCGTGGAAGGACATCCCGGACGCCCGATCGAACGTGCGATCCGTGGCGAGGAGTGAAACGGCCAGGACTGTGCCTGCCGAGGCGCTGACCTCGCCCGTACCGTACGAGGAGGTGCCCAGCATGGCGCAGAAGTGGTCGAGGGCGCCGGCGTTCACGGTGTAGGACGCGGCCGGCGGAAGTCGATCCGCGAACTCCGCGAGGACGGGGCCGACGATCGTGCCGGCCGGGACCGTCTGCGGCAGCGTGCGGGGATCCACGCCGCAGAAGTCGAGCATCTCGGGCCAGTAGCGGCGGCCGCGGACATCGTAGAGGTAGGTGAAGCCGCGCGTGGTCTCCTCGCCGACCGCGCGGCCGGTGAGCCGCAGCAGGATGTAGTCCTTGACCATCAGGACGTGGTGCGCCGCGGCGAGTATGTCCGGCCGATGCGTGCGAAGCCAGCGCAGCTTGGTGGCCGGCCACGTCGGCACGGCCTCGGTCTCACCCGTGACAGCGAAGGCCTCTGTCGTGTCGAACCTCGCTCCGATCTCCGCGGCCTCGGCCGTCGATCGCTCGTCCATCCAGGAGATGGCGGGCGCGATCGCGATGCCGCGAGCATCGGCGAGCACGAGCGACTCGGCCTGACCGGTGAGCACGATGCAGCTCTGCGCGTCTGAGGCGGCCCCCGCCTCGGACGCGCAGGAACGAACGAGATCGAGGACCGAACCCAGAACCGAGTCTGCATCGAACTCGACGAACGCGCCGTCCCGCGAGTACTGCATCGTCGCGCTCGCGGCCGCGAGTTGACGTGCACGCTCGTCGAAGAGCACGACCTTCAGATTCGTCGAGCCGAGATCCACCGCGTAGACGAGCATCGTCAGCGACCCACCACGGTGAGCAGAACGGTACGCTCCCGCGCGCGAACGGAGTCGAGGTCGCCGAAGTACACGCGACCGAACTCGCCCAGCACGGGCGCGCCTTCGACGACCGGAATCGACTCCGATCGCCCGACGATCGAGGAGATGATGTGCCCATCGGTATTCAGGCCCCACGACGGATGCTCGCCGCGCAGCTCGGCGGCGTTCTTGATGTGGATCGGACCGGGGTGCAGATACTGTCCCTCGTGCCGGGCCGGCGGCGCGATCTTCGCGAAGACGTTGAGCGTGTCCTGCAGGAGCAGCTGGGTACCGTAGTAGGTGATGTCCTCGGACTCCTCCTGAATGAGCACGCAGCAGCTGGTGTGCGGGGTGAACGCCTGCACGAGCCCCTCGGCGAGACCGGACTCCGCGACCACGCGGAGCACCTCGTCCGTGATGTCGAAAAACTCCTGACGCGCCGGCGTGCTGACGGAGATCGATTGCGTCTGGATTTCCATATGGATGCTCCCTGCTGACGAAGAGGACGAGAACGAGAACGCGGGATCGGTCATTCCGCCGACACCGCCCCGCCCGTCATCCCGGCGACGATGTGCTTCTGGACGATGAAGGCGATGATCAGCACGGGCAGGATCGTGACCGTGCCCACCGCGGCCACCTGACCCCACGAGGTTCCGATCGGGGTTATGAGGCTCGGAATCGCGACGGGCAGCGTCTGCGTGTGCCGCCCCGTCAGCACGAGGGCGAAGAGGAACTCGTTCCACGAGTTGATCAGGCAGAAGATGCCCGTCGAGGCGAGGCCGGGCTTGACGATCGGCAGGATCACCCGTAGGAACGTCCGCCATTCTCCGCATCCGTCCAGTCGCGCCGCTTCGTCAAGCGAGATCGGAACGGCCAGGAAGAAGCCTCGCATCATCCAGACCGT is part of the Microbacterium pseudoresistens genome and harbors:
- a CDS encoding aldehyde dehydrogenase (NADP(+)) yields the protein MTSADVEQIASNAAAAAPTWSRIPLNDRARLLVNTANQLESARAELVALASEETGLGEERLNNELTRTVVQARLFGDVAARGEFLDVRIDEHDDQFVLGPRPDLRRYLVPIGPVLNFAASNFPFAFSVFGGDSVSALAAGCPVIVKLHSGHPRLGARTTQLVQEAVRDEGHPDGVFQSISGQAAGVELLQDPRIRAGSFTGSTRIGTYLARIAAERPTPIPFYGELGSVNPVFVFPGALGDDEALAQGLAASVSSSAGQLCTKPGFVFVPAGTGWASTVAEALSPTPAHRLLTPSISTSFEESVDSALRAGVTGVLRGSVRTEDGLAWVTPSLLQTDTAHLLAHPDLADELFGPATILVEYEHIDQALTAATQLFPGNLTCTIHAADNDDQVDVERVLAWGIEHAGRVLYGGWPTGVGVTGAQQHGGPWPATTDAQSTAVGTASIQRFLRPVALQNVPERLRPTVLADANHWKVPQSRNAEGPSQAWGDSVRAVEP
- a CDS encoding ABC transporter permease subunit; the encoded protein is MVTCALILLVVVFAIINGQPFLSTANVRNMFLAGSIMLILAVGVTYVIITAGFDLSVGSVLVFSGVVSMIVMRQVGGDGWTTALIGLAVAVACGLVLGWVNGLLVAYAELNPIIVTLGMFGAALGLAQVATGGQDLSGMPAAMSQFGVGRVLGVPWVVVIAAAVAIIAAIALHSTVFGRHTYAIGSNKEAAVRAGIPVRRHLAVIYGLSGLLAGLAGWLSLSIYGTTNISGHSLDALTAATAAILGGASLFGGVGTIAGTAIGNAIPVVLASGLVIAGLQSFWQQVVTGAVLVGALYLDRLRRIRSLRRSSAQPG
- a CDS encoding FGGY-family carbohydrate kinase yields the protein MLVYAVDLGSTNLKVVLFDERARQLAAASATMQYSRDGAFVEFDADSVLGSVLDLVRSCASEAGAASDAQSCIVLTGQAESLVLADARGIAIAPAISWMDERSTAEAAEIGARFDTTEAFAVTGETEAVPTWPATKLRWLRTHRPDILAAAHHVLMVKDYILLRLTGRAVGEETTRGFTYLYDVRGRRYWPEMLDFCGVDPRTLPQTVPAGTIVGPVLAEFADRLPPAASYTVNAGALDHFCAMLGTSSYGTGEVSASAGTVLAVSLLATDRTFDRASGMSFHAGLRPGETVLFSCADSGGVALDWFRDAVAGGLPYDRLERELNERDHGRAPLFLPYLTGLNPPDFNPRARGAFVDLQLRHDGVDMAYAVMEGLAHLLRRNIDAIRATGEQVHQIVSTGGGTASRFWNQLKADVCGVDLCVPDEKEAACRGAAILALVAAGELSSIDDTARLHMPDVQVYRPRTSPTSRARYDRFDDVLTRLYGAQHPQAQPEGGGR
- a CDS encoding YjbQ family protein — encoded protein: MEIQTQSISVSTPARQEFFDITDEVLRVVAESGLAEGLVQAFTPHTSCCVLIQEESEDITYYGTQLLLQDTLNVFAKIAPPARHEGQYLHPGPIHIKNAAELRGEHPSWGLNTDGHIISSIVGRSESIPVVEGAPVLGEFGRVYFGDLDSVRARERTVLLTVVGR
- a CDS encoding N,N-dimethylformamidase beta subunit family domain-containing protein, encoding MTLTGYLNTLSAEPGEAVDLMMSASADLVEVDLVRLQHGDDNPAGPGRKILPVPEFIAQTVRGGLRDVHLGSCVVVPSVGTQSVEGLSLSVLMQPTTPSSGREQGVLTLLAANGATVLGIVVDAAGRLGLRGADEARLADLTIAWRRGSWYRVQLEVPAGGPLVLRCAESRGLGEEVALEIEAQPLPAGSIVSSAVIAAASCRLDGRQWVPDRVFNGKIERPEIHRVAAEGSRIPVAEWRFELEPGSAVAVDVSGHERHGIVVGSPARASTGHSWRHEEVDFRKAPEQYGAIHFHDDDLDDAGWEPSLRFTVPEDLTSGVYAVELRAGDVIDHVPFVVRPRDGEARARTVVLLPTFTYLAYGNERMVTRLDFEGDQMSDHAIRPGHRDLELAEHPEWGLSLYDVHSDGSTCAYATHLRPIPNLRPDYRAWLQNAPRHLSADLYLIDWLTEKGYSFDVVTDHDLHRDGAALLAEYDVVLTGSHPEYVSARMLDALDAHVHSGGSMMYLGGNGFYWVTSQDSARPHIIEVRRGPVGTRPSEGAPGEGHHSTTGEPGGMWRQRGRWPNHLTGIGMTAQGWDSRAPGYRRNPDLPEECAFVFDGVDEEVIGTFGLIMDGSSGDEIDRFDVDRGSPAETVVLASSTGHSDFYFLAGEDVMASRAGLGGTQSPEVRSDMTWLEKPGGGAVFSVGSICFLGSLSHNGYRNNISTVVANALDEMLRRPSRQR
- a CDS encoding metal-sensitive transcriptional regulator, whose translation is MLEDIKKRALHRASILEGQLRGVTRMIENEDYCMDIITQSRAIQKSLESLNRLLLENHMRTHVTHMFEQGGDEREQAVDELLKAFDFDRK
- a CDS encoding SDR family oxidoreductase, with the protein product MKTDLAGRIAVVTGGGRGIGLAVARALAEEGADVALLDLLDTVEETAASIAQEFGVRALGVRLDVTDQGATGEAFTLITERLGVPRVLLTAAGIEINEDSIDVTASNWRKVIDVNLTGTFFSAQAFGRTLLEAGQTGSAVLISSMSGSIVNVPQWAASYNSSKAAVAHLAKSLAVEWAPSGIRVNSIAPGYVLTDLTRQIIEREPELEAEWVSLIPQGRMATPEDIAGLVVFLASDVSSYMTAQQVTIDGGYTAV
- a CDS encoding ATP-binding cassette domain-containing protein, whose product is MSRSPVGAPTPPRPTDTALSTRGIRVSYGHVQALRGADFDCRAGEVTALIGDNGAGKSTLVKVLSGALAPDDGEVFVGGERFRAHQPTDAQDAGIETVWQDLALAPDMGPVANMFLGRETRRKGPLGWFGFLDNKAMTAVAQREFAQLGVTADPRRGSVSDMSGGQRQGVAVARAVSWARTVVLLDEPTAALGVVQTKGVLDMVKRVADRGLAVVLISHNMSDVLAVADRIEVLRLGQRVASYTRAEASLELLVSTMTGGSVQPDTDSTETTGGTR
- a CDS encoding sugar phosphate isomerase/epimerase family protein; this encodes MILCCSTPMIPADSLTAQAELLRDWGYEAIAVFQPVDAWNRDVHAELVALESRTGVRPVEFVLTGDIYGNAMSEDSELRARCRDMYRQAADVCAELGLVTEIEFEYGPQDPMPLFDPYQQLTSAQDQEFTAFYAELLDRVAGSEGAVLLEPLNRYESRYLNSVADNLDVVTRVAHPNAGLLPDTFHMSIEESSIPDALRLASAHVRHVHLGDSNRLLPGYGALDWDGIFQALRDIDYRGAINLECSTSGDPATTLPQTAARLRELIDA
- a CDS encoding sugar ABC transporter substrate-binding protein, whose amino-acid sequence is MNSTASTTSRSRRTLTAAAATVLLLGPLAACSSTAPESGGAGDDPVAGATIAIAGPQSGDPYYVQVACGAQAAGAKLGMDVGELQAPQNQNQAQLTTIVQNMLTNAPDALIYTPADPVAGGIPVQSARADGVTVIDVDAQLDDEELYDSFIASNHYEGAKEITAYLAELIGGEGQIAAIGSLATNPITQARIKGFEDALEEYPDIEVVSISYPEISADVIQANAASTLVKYPDLKAIYTTNYLNSTGAAVALRNANVVGAVKMVSWDAGAANIELLEEGVLQATVAQQPFAMGELAIEQIANQLRGDEVSKTVDAPVEILTSEDVDTPKGESLRYKTECS